One window from the genome of Leptotrichia trevisanii DSM 22070 encodes:
- a CDS encoding ABC-ATPase domain-containing protein, whose protein sequence is MKSYRDLEKILFSMDGKSYSVYKSLKGEYRFEKYVLAIDHVQSDPYAPPSKMRVIMDRKICGIPYELTDTKDKNIAVSDFLTRNFYREIQKSGNDGTGTGDSGRIFIDRCGQEILERTSVFIKGDKVEVRFEMGMPARGRRIMGKAAQKIIFEQLPEIVEKSIIYDNLNKKALNEQVILVLDQEYARKMLKEKGLVAFVANGSVLPRESGVSDKPMKNAVKFKSPEKFEVTLKLPSGKKVSGMGIPKGITLIVGGGYHGKSTLLAALERGVYNHIAQDGRELIISESDAVKIRAEDGRNVEKVNISGFINNLPQNKDTRAFSTENASGSTSQAANVAEALEYGTSLILIDEDTSATNFMIRDGRMQKLVEKEKEPITPFIDRVKELYDNFGVSTILIVGGSGDYFDVANHVIMMDEYVPKDVTEKAKEIAKSDENKREFSSNDKFQGVTQRIPLKKSFSQSGKLDKTKAKGKYSILYGKELIDISGLEQLVDDSQTNCIAVMIDYFKNKVLDEKLTLSQAADRIYERIEKEGLDSISSYTGHPGNLALPRKQEFCAAVNRYRKLKIK, encoded by the coding sequence ATGAAAAGTTATAGAGATTTAGAAAAAATATTATTTTCAATGGATGGAAAAAGTTATTCGGTGTATAAGTCGCTTAAAGGGGAATATAGGTTTGAAAAGTATGTTCTTGCGATTGATCACGTGCAGTCGGATCCTTATGCTCCGCCTTCAAAAATGAGGGTTATAATGGATAGAAAAATTTGCGGAATTCCTTATGAGCTGACAGATACGAAGGATAAGAATATTGCAGTTTCAGATTTTCTTACGAGAAATTTTTACAGGGAAATTCAGAAAAGTGGGAATGACGGTACAGGAACTGGGGACAGTGGAAGAATTTTTATTGACAGATGTGGACAGGAAATCTTAGAAAGAACTTCAGTTTTCATAAAGGGAGATAAAGTTGAAGTGAGGTTTGAAATGGGGATGCCTGCGAGAGGCAGACGGATAATGGGAAAAGCCGCACAGAAAATTATTTTTGAGCAGCTGCCTGAAATTGTGGAAAAATCCATTATTTATGATAATTTGAATAAAAAAGCGTTAAATGAGCAGGTAATTCTAGTGCTGGATCAGGAATATGCGAGAAAAATGTTGAAGGAAAAAGGGCTTGTTGCATTTGTGGCTAATGGTTCTGTGCTTCCACGTGAAAGTGGGGTTTCGGATAAGCCTATGAAAAATGCAGTTAAGTTTAAAAGTCCAGAAAAATTTGAGGTTACGTTAAAACTTCCAAGTGGAAAAAAAGTAAGTGGAATGGGTATTCCAAAAGGAATTACGCTAATTGTGGGTGGAGGTTACCACGGAAAATCCACGTTGCTTGCAGCACTTGAAAGAGGGGTTTACAATCATATTGCTCAAGATGGGAGAGAACTTATAATTTCTGAATCGGATGCGGTAAAAATACGTGCGGAAGATGGAAGAAATGTGGAAAAGGTGAATATAAGCGGATTTATCAATAACTTGCCACAAAATAAAGATACAAGGGCTTTTTCAACTGAAAATGCGAGTGGAAGCACATCGCAGGCGGCAAATGTGGCAGAAGCCTTGGAATATGGGACTTCTTTGATTTTAATAGATGAGGATACTTCGGCTACAAATTTTATGATTCGTGATGGAAGAATGCAAAAACTTGTGGAAAAGGAAAAAGAGCCGATAACACCGTTTATTGACAGGGTAAAGGAACTTTATGACAATTTTGGAGTTTCTACTATATTGATTGTTGGTGGCTCTGGAGATTATTTTGATGTGGCAAATCACGTTATAATGATGGATGAATATGTGCCAAAAGATGTGACAGAAAAAGCAAAAGAGATTGCAAAATCGGATGAAAATAAAAGGGAATTTTCTTCAAATGATAAATTTCAAGGAGTTACACAACGAATTCCACTCAAAAAAAGTTTTTCGCAATCTGGAAAACTGGATAAAACAAAAGCCAAAGGGAAATACAGTATTCTGTATGGAAAAGAATTAATCGACATTTCAGGGCTGGAGCAGCTTGTGGATGACAGCCAGACAAACTGCATTGCTGTAATGATTGACTATTTTAAAAATAAAGTACTGGATGAAAAACTGACACTTTCGCAAGCGGCTGACAGGATTTATGAAAGAATTGAAAAAGAAGGGCTTGATTCGATTTCTTCGTATACAGGGCATCCAGGAAATTTGGCATTGCCTAGAAAGCAGGAATTTTGTGCGGCGGTGAATAGGTATAGGAAATTAAAGATAAAATAG